Proteins co-encoded in one Flavobacterium fluviale genomic window:
- a CDS encoding thioredoxin family protein, which produces MTKKLLILLFFLGPFMMKAQNLAWRTNMTDAIAISNDQRKPMLILFTASGVPENLQNEIFKTPDFAVWSRDNVILVKLDLSDVNASESDREQNVKLKNAFGVEDLPEVCFALASVRKNKTTFSALGKIAYKPGGAKAWIAESNSILHPAE; this is translated from the coding sequence ATGACTAAAAAACTACTTATCCTACTATTTTTTTTAGGTCCATTTATGATGAAAGCGCAAAATTTAGCATGGAGAACTAACATGACCGATGCTATTGCGATAAGTAACGACCAAAGAAAACCAATGCTGATTTTATTTACTGCCTCGGGTGTACCAGAAAATCTTCAAAATGAAATTTTTAAAACTCCAGATTTCGCCGTTTGGTCGCGTGATAACGTGATTTTAGTAAAGCTCGATTTATCAGATGTGAATGCTTCTGAAAGCGATCGCGAACAAAATGTAAAACTGAAAAATGCATTTGGGGTTGAAGATCTTCCAGAGGTATGTTTCGCTTTGGCATCAGTAAGAAAAAACAAGACTACATTCAGTGCCCTAGGGAAAATTGCTTATAAACCTGGAGGAGCAAAAGCTTGGATTGCAGAATCGAATTCGATTTTACATCCAGCTGAATAA
- a CDS encoding peptide MFS transporter: MVETKVKTAHPKGLWVLFGTEMWERFNFYGMRALLTLFLVNSLLMKEEEASLIYGGFLGLCYLTPMLGGFVADRFLGNRNCILLGGLLMAIGQMLLFTSGSIFESNLGLAKTIMYSALGVIVFGNGFFKPNISSMVGSLYPKQEKTKLDSAFTIFYMGINIGAFLGQSICPLLGDVKDAGGIRDIHAFRWGFMAASIAMLLGTILFYFLKNKYVVSPEGKPLGGLPSKNDASDFEEGEAQQANFSSKALTLAGIAFIALGFFFHYVVGQNLIYTLIYSSGLALAGLIISDSSLTKIERDRIIVIYIVSFFIIFFWAAFEQAGSSLTFIADNQTDRNFFGFQMPASMVQIFNGLFVVLLAVPFSILWDTLRAKGKEPISPVKLAVGLVVISISFFMIATQVSYIGTSGLLLVKWLILLYFLNTCAELCLSPIGLSLVGKLSPKRFASLLYGVFFLSNASGYALGGTLGSILPATGDKFIKAKELGIDLQAILDKTVTPTAEQLALLEKHQISAANHFFAGFEIHNLYEFFMVFVVLTGIAAIILFALTPFLKKMMHGVR; this comes from the coding sequence ATGGTAGAAACTAAAGTAAAAACTGCACATCCAAAAGGACTTTGGGTATTGTTTGGGACGGAGATGTGGGAGCGGTTTAATTTTTATGGAATGCGGGCTTTATTGACTTTATTTCTTGTAAATTCATTATTAATGAAAGAAGAAGAAGCCTCATTGATTTACGGAGGTTTTCTTGGACTTTGTTATTTAACGCCAATGTTGGGTGGTTTCGTTGCCGATCGTTTTTTAGGTAATAGAAACTGTATTTTATTAGGTGGATTATTAATGGCAATTGGGCAAATGCTTTTATTTACCAGCGGCAGTATTTTTGAATCTAACTTAGGTTTGGCCAAAACAATTATGTATTCTGCATTAGGAGTTATTGTTTTTGGTAACGGATTCTTCAAGCCAAACATTTCGAGTATGGTGGGAAGTTTGTATCCTAAACAAGAAAAAACAAAATTAGATAGTGCTTTTACTATTTTCTATATGGGAATCAACATCGGAGCTTTTTTAGGTCAGTCAATTTGTCCTTTATTAGGAGATGTGAAAGATGCTGGAGGAATTAGAGATATTCATGCTTTTAGATGGGGATTCATGGCAGCTTCTATTGCAATGTTGTTAGGAACAATTCTTTTTTACTTCTTAAAAAATAAATATGTAGTTTCTCCAGAAGGTAAACCATTAGGAGGACTTCCTTCTAAAAATGATGCTTCTGATTTTGAAGAAGGAGAAGCACAGCAGGCAAACTTTTCAAGTAAAGCTTTAACACTTGCTGGAATTGCGTTTATCGCTTTAGGATTCTTTTTTCATTATGTTGTAGGTCAGAACTTAATTTATACTTTGATTTATTCAAGTGGATTGGCATTGGCTGGTTTGATTATTTCGGATTCGTCGCTGACAAAAATCGAAAGAGATAGAATCATTGTAATTTATATTGTTTCATTTTTTATTATTTTCTTCTGGGCGGCGTTCGAGCAGGCGGGTTCTTCATTAACTTTTATTGCAGATAACCAAACAGATAGAAACTTCTTTGGTTTTCAAATGCCTGCGTCAATGGTGCAGATTTTTAACGGATTATTTGTGGTATTATTAGCAGTTCCGTTTAGTATTTTATGGGATACTTTGAGAGCAAAAGGAAAAGAACCGATTTCTCCTGTAAAATTAGCTGTAGGTCTTGTTGTTATTTCGATAAGTTTCTTCATGATTGCGACTCAGGTTTCTTACATTGGAACTTCTGGTTTATTATTGGTTAAATGGTTAATTCTATTATATTTCTTAAATACATGTGCAGAGTTATGTTTGTCTCCAATTGGGTTATCATTGGTTGGTAAATTATCTCCAAAACGTTTTGCTTCTTTGTTATACGGAGTATTCTTCTTGTCTAATGCATCAGGTTATGCATTAGGAGGAACTTTAGGTTCTATTTTACCTGCAACAGGCGATAAATTCATCAAAGCAAAAGAATTAGGAATCGATCTTCAAGCTATTTTAGATAAAACGGTAACGCCAACTGCAGAGCAATTAGCTCTTTTAGAAAAGCATCAGATTAGTGCAGCAAATCACTTTTTTGCTGGATTTGAAATTCACAATTTATATGAATTTTTTATGGTGTTTGTGGTACTTACAGGTATTGCTGCAATTATATTATTTGCGTTGACTCCATTCTTGAAAAAGATGATGCATGGTGTTAGATAA
- a CDS encoding hydroxymethylglutaryl-CoA reductase, degradative produces the protein MNNAVAGFSKLSKKEKINWIANEYFSNPEEAQNIIRNYWNTDEKLQQLHDEFIENTITNLYIPLGVAPNFLINGKYKTIPMAIEESSVVAAASKAAKYWSTRGGFKTTIINTEKIGQVHFTYNGDAEKLKSFFEEIKPKFFLETQSITKNMQQRGGGILDIKLKDKRSLLENYYQLHATFETKDSMGANFINSCLEQFASTLKEEARNSDLTESGEAVEVIMSILSNYVPNCLVRAEVSCPIEELAEKHIDDPKEFAERFVQAVQIAEVEPFRAVTHNKGIMNGVDAVILATGNDFRAVEAGVHAYAAKNGQYASLSHAKIEDEIFTFWLEIPLALGTVGGLTSLHPLVKLCLDILEKPSAQELMEIVAVAGLAQNFAALRSLTTTGIQEGHMKMHLNNIINQFEATDEERQLIKTHFKKIAVTHSAVVEFIENLRK, from the coding sequence ATGAACAACGCTGTTGCTGGATTTTCTAAATTATCCAAAAAAGAAAAAATTAACTGGATTGCAAATGAATATTTTTCGAACCCTGAAGAGGCACAAAATATTATAAGAAATTACTGGAATACAGATGAAAAGCTTCAGCAGCTGCATGATGAATTTATCGAAAACACCATTACAAACCTCTATATCCCACTTGGAGTTGCTCCGAACTTTTTAATCAACGGAAAATACAAAACCATACCAATGGCTATCGAAGAGAGTTCTGTCGTAGCAGCAGCATCTAAAGCAGCAAAATATTGGTCTACACGAGGTGGTTTTAAAACAACAATTATTAACACCGAAAAAATTGGCCAAGTTCACTTTACATACAATGGAGATGCAGAAAAACTAAAAAGTTTTTTTGAAGAGATAAAACCTAAATTTTTCTTAGAAACCCAAAGCATTACCAAAAACATGCAGCAGCGTGGCGGCGGTATTTTAGATATTAAGCTAAAAGACAAAAGAAGTCTACTTGAAAATTATTATCAGCTTCATGCAACTTTTGAAACCAAAGACAGCATGGGAGCAAATTTTATAAATTCTTGTTTAGAACAATTTGCATCTACTTTAAAAGAGGAAGCCCGCAATAGTGATTTAACTGAAAGTGGTGAAGCAGTAGAAGTTATCATGAGTATTTTATCTAACTATGTCCCAAATTGTCTGGTTAGAGCAGAAGTTTCCTGCCCTATTGAAGAACTAGCAGAAAAACACATTGATGACCCGAAAGAATTTGCGGAGCGATTTGTACAGGCTGTGCAAATTGCCGAAGTAGAACCTTTTAGGGCAGTCACACATAATAAAGGTATAATGAACGGTGTTGACGCCGTAATTTTAGCAACAGGAAACGACTTTAGAGCCGTAGAAGCAGGCGTTCATGCCTATGCCGCAAAAAACGGTCAATATGCCAGCTTATCTCATGCAAAAATCGAAGATGAAATCTTTACTTTCTGGCTTGAAATTCCGCTTGCATTGGGTACCGTAGGGGGATTAACTTCTTTGCACCCTTTAGTTAAATTGTGTTTAGACATTCTAGAAAAACCTTCTGCACAGGAATTAATGGAAATTGTTGCTGTTGCCGGTTTAGCACAAAACTTCGCCGCACTGCGTTCACTTACCACTACAGGAATACAGGAAGGCCACATGAAAATGCACTTAAATAATATTATCAATCAATTCGAAGCTACCGATGAAGAGCGCCAATTAATTAAAACGCACTTTAAAAAAATAGCAGTAACGCACAGTGCTGTGGTAGAATTTATTGAAAACTTAAGAAAATAA
- a CDS encoding GYDIA family GHMP kinase, with protein MKKTFYSNGKLFIAGEYLVLDGADAFALPTRFGQSLVIEDGQNKEIEWKSYDHDKQVWFEETISFEEITANPAVKIENIKSTLIDILHEAYVLNPKFIDESNGFTIKTELSFPRNWGLGTSSTLINNIAQWADVNAFTLLNNSFGGSGYDIACAQNDTPVLYRVKDNFVEPVEFNPDFTEHIYFVYLNKKQNSKSAIYAYNNNKNHHLAESVAKNNKITYDILHAKTLKEFALAVQRHEIHLSNILEMQTVKEAVFPDFNGVIKSLGAWGGDFVMVVSKENPTEYFAKKGYETIFTYEQMILSN; from the coding sequence ATGAAAAAAACATTTTACAGTAACGGAAAACTTTTTATCGCCGGAGAATATCTCGTTTTAGATGGAGCAGATGCTTTTGCGTTACCTACAAGATTTGGTCAAAGTTTGGTAATTGAAGATGGCCAAAACAAAGAAATAGAATGGAAAAGTTATGACCATGACAAGCAAGTTTGGTTTGAAGAAACGATTTCATTTGAAGAAATTACAGCGAATCCTGCAGTAAAAATTGAAAACATTAAATCGACATTAATTGACATTCTTCATGAGGCTTATGTCTTAAATCCAAAATTTATTGATGAGTCTAATGGTTTTACAATAAAAACAGAATTGTCGTTTCCAAGAAATTGGGGATTAGGAACTTCTTCGACACTTATAAATAATATTGCTCAGTGGGCAGATGTCAATGCATTTACATTACTAAACAATAGTTTTGGCGGAAGCGGTTACGATATTGCCTGCGCACAAAATGATACTCCTGTTTTATATCGTGTTAAAGATAATTTTGTAGAACCTGTTGAGTTTAATCCTGATTTTACAGAACATATCTATTTCGTCTATTTGAATAAAAAACAAAATAGTAAGTCTGCAATCTACGCTTACAATAATAACAAAAATCATCATTTAGCAGAGAGCGTAGCCAAAAACAATAAGATCACTTACGATATTCTTCACGCTAAAACATTGAAAGAATTTGCTTTGGCAGTACAGCGTCACGAAATTCATTTAAGCAACATACTAGAAATGCAGACCGTGAAAGAAGCTGTTTTTCCAGATTTTAACGGCGTAATTAAAAGTCTAGGTGCTTGGGGTGGTGATTTTGTAATGGTGGTATCTAAAGAAAATCCAACCGAATATTTCGCTAAAAAAGGATACGAAACGATATTTACCTACGAACAGATGATTTTAAGTAATTAG
- a CDS encoding S9 family peptidase yields MSTSKITVILLFLVATVFGQQKITIENIYGGTFRAKGMDELQSLKNTDQYTVLNVDRASRSMQIDLYDFATLKKVSNLIDTKNHKELSQGIDSYTFDASEKKILIACKTNQIFRHSFTADYYLYDIASKSLSKLFDFQVQEPTFSPDGSKIAYAKENNLYVYDIASKKSTAITTDGKKNAVINGITDWVYEEEFAFVRAFDWSKDSKKVAYIRFDESQVPEFSMSVFQKDLYPKIETFKYPKAGEKNSEVSLHIYDVAAGATKKVDLGKYNDFYIARLQWTNDANVLSAQVLNRHQDNLDLLFIDGNTAAAKVVLNEKDKAYVDVTDNLTFLKDNSFIWTSEKDGFNHIYLYDKTGKLKNQVTKGNWEVTSYYGFDEKSKTIFFQSTENGSINRDLYRIGLDGKNKLRLSKKTGTSAATFSPNFQYFITTYSSNLVPTTYTLNESKTGKEIQVIENNQALADKLKEYNLPAKEFIVLKTAKGNELNAWILKPKDFDPSKKYPVFMYQYSGPGSQQVNNDWNNSDDYWFLSLTQQGYIVACVDGRGTGYKGADFKKVTQKELGKYEVEDQIDAAKVIGSYSYVDPSRIGIFGWSYGGFMASNCIFQGNDVFKMAIAVAPVTNWRFYDSVYTERYMQTPQENASGYDQNSPINHVDKLKGKFLLIHGSADDNVHVQNSMQMMEALIQANKQFESQIYPDKNHGIYGGKTRIQLYNKMTNFIKENL; encoded by the coding sequence ATGAGTACAAGTAAAATTACTGTAATACTTTTATTTCTAGTTGCGACCGTTTTTGGCCAACAAAAAATCACTATCGAAAATATTTATGGCGGAACATTCCGAGCTAAAGGAATGGATGAGCTTCAATCGCTAAAAAATACAGACCAATATACGGTATTGAATGTTGATAGAGCAAGTAGAAGCATGCAGATTGATTTGTATGATTTTGCAACTTTAAAAAAAGTATCTAACTTAATTGATACTAAAAATCATAAAGAACTTTCGCAGGGTATTGACAGTTATACTTTTGATGCATCAGAAAAAAAGATTTTAATTGCTTGTAAAACCAATCAAATTTTCCGTCACTCTTTTACTGCGGATTATTATTTATATGACATCGCTTCAAAATCTTTATCTAAACTTTTTGATTTTCAAGTTCAGGAGCCGACTTTTTCTCCTGATGGTTCAAAAATCGCTTACGCAAAAGAAAATAACTTATACGTATACGATATAGCATCTAAAAAATCTACTGCAATTACTACAGATGGTAAAAAGAATGCTGTAATTAATGGTATTACTGACTGGGTTTATGAAGAAGAATTTGCTTTTGTTCGCGCATTCGACTGGAGCAAAGACAGTAAAAAAGTAGCTTATATTCGTTTTGATGAAAGTCAGGTTCCTGAGTTTTCAATGTCGGTATTTCAAAAAGATTTATATCCAAAAATTGAAACGTTTAAATATCCAAAAGCTGGAGAAAAAAATTCAGAAGTTTCATTACATATATATGACGTAGCGGCTGGAGCGACAAAAAAAGTAGATTTAGGAAAATACAATGATTTCTATATTGCTAGGCTGCAGTGGACAAACGATGCAAATGTGCTTTCTGCACAGGTTTTGAACCGTCACCAAGATAATCTTGACTTATTATTTATTGATGGAAATACAGCTGCTGCAAAAGTAGTTTTAAATGAAAAAGATAAAGCTTATGTTGATGTAACAGATAATTTAACTTTCTTAAAAGACAATAGTTTTATCTGGACTAGCGAAAAAGATGGTTTTAATCATATTTATTTATATGATAAAACAGGAAAACTTAAAAATCAAGTTACAAAAGGAAACTGGGAAGTAACATCTTACTATGGTTTTGACGAAAAATCAAAAACTATTTTCTTTCAATCTACAGAGAATGGTTCAATCAACAGAGATCTTTACAGAATAGGTTTAGACGGAAAAAATAAATTACGTTTATCTAAAAAAACGGGAACAAGTGCGGCTACTTTCAGCCCTAACTTCCAATATTTTATTACTACTTACTCAAGTAATTTAGTACCTACGACTTACACTTTAAATGAGTCTAAAACAGGAAAAGAAATTCAAGTTATAGAAAACAATCAAGCGCTTGCTGATAAACTTAAAGAATATAACTTGCCGGCAAAAGAATTTATCGTTTTGAAAACCGCAAAAGGAAACGAATTAAATGCTTGGATTTTAAAACCAAAAGATTTTGATCCTTCAAAAAAATATCCAGTTTTCATGTACCAATATTCTGGTCCAGGATCACAGCAGGTAAATAATGATTGGAATAATAGTGATGACTATTGGTTTTTATCACTTACGCAGCAAGGTTACATTGTAGCTTGTGTTGACGGAAGAGGAACTGGCTATAAAGGCGCAGATTTCAAAAAAGTTACTCAAAAAGAATTAGGAAAATATGAGGTAGAAGATCAAATCGATGCTGCAAAAGTTATTGGTTCTTATTCTTATGTTGATCCTTCTAGAATTGGTATTTTCGGATGGAGTTATGGCGGTTTCATGGCTTCTAACTGTATCTTCCAAGGTAATGATGTTTTCAAAATGGCAATTGCTGTTGCTCCGGTAACAAACTGGAGATTTTATGACAGTGTTTATACAGAAAGATATATGCAGACTCCGCAGGAAAATGCAAGCGGATACGATCAAAATTCACCAATCAACCACGTAGATAAATTAAAAGGTAAATTTTTATTGATTCACGGTTCAGCTGATGATAATGTTCACGTTCAGAATTCTATGCAGATGATGGAAGCTTTAATTCAGGCTAACAAACAGTTTGAATCTCAAATTTATCCAGATAAAAATCACGGTATTTACGGAGGAAAAACAAGAATTCAGCTTTACAATAAAATGACAAATTTTATTAAAGAAAACTTATAA
- a CDS encoding thioredoxin family protein, with protein MKKIVLIALFLIGALNAQAQELKWYTDVREAITVSNKEQKPMLMFFTGSDWCGWCIRLQNEVLKTEEFKKWASGNVVLVELDYPRGVAQTPEIRSQNNELQQAFGIQGFPTIFFTSAESKDGKINFKGLGKTGYVAGGPSAWLTVAEGIVHPKKI; from the coding sequence ATGAAAAAAATAGTACTCATTGCTTTATTTTTAATTGGTGCGTTGAATGCTCAGGCACAAGAATTAAAATGGTATACAGATGTAAGGGAAGCTATTACTGTAAGTAACAAAGAACAAAAACCTATGTTGATGTTTTTTACAGGAAGTGACTGGTGCGGCTGGTGTATTCGACTGCAGAATGAAGTTTTAAAAACAGAGGAGTTCAAAAAATGGGCATCTGGGAACGTGGTTTTAGTAGAACTGGATTATCCAAGAGGTGTTGCTCAGACACCAGAAATCAGAAGTCAAAACAATGAATTACAGCAAGCTTTTGGAATTCAAGGTTTTCCGACTATTTTCTTCACTAGTGCAGAATCTAAGGATGGAAAAATCAATTTTAAAGGTCTTGGTAAAACAGGATATGTTGCTGGTGGACCATCTGCATGGTTAACTGTAGCAGAAGGAATTGTTCATCCAAAAAAAATATAG
- a CDS encoding peptide MFS transporter, which produces MEKKITLEEIQNFEGKYPKQLWYLFFVEMWERFCFYGMRGVLTIFMVDQLFLKEDHASLQYGAIQAFVYAFTFVGGIFADKVLGFKKSLFFGAIVMILGNLLIAVSPHDLFYYGIAFSIIGTGFFKPNVSSMVGELYKEDDGRRDAGYGMFYAGINVGGLFGGALCVYLGKYYSWQLCFLSAALVMFLGLITFLFTKKYLGPIGDSPLLDLQPSKRRIREIAVYVLSLLSIPFIFIMVKNTDYTDYFMYTIGIIAVLYFTYELIKLGDVKLQKKLFAAFLFVFFYLLFNAIYEQSGGSLSLFAKDNLDNKLLFFNIDPNIINNSSNTFFVVVLSPLIGLLWIWMGKRKIEPNTLIKFGIGFLFLAASFYIFYLTKFFANSQGIASLNVFTFAYLVTTIGELCLGPIGMSIITKLSPKRLFGMMMGLWFLASAFGQLAAGKLGAEISRSNTGDTLMSKLQSYTEGYYQLAIYSLVAGVVLIAISPVLKKLMQEVK; this is translated from the coding sequence ATGGAAAAGAAAATTACATTAGAAGAAATTCAAAATTTTGAAGGCAAGTACCCAAAGCAATTGTGGTACTTGTTTTTTGTTGAAATGTGGGAGCGTTTCTGTTTCTACGGAATGCGGGGCGTGCTTACAATTTTTATGGTTGATCAGCTTTTTTTGAAAGAAGATCATGCTAGTTTGCAATATGGGGCTATTCAAGCTTTTGTTTATGCCTTTACTTTTGTTGGAGGTATTTTTGCCGATAAAGTGCTGGGTTTTAAAAAATCGCTTTTCTTTGGCGCAATCGTAATGATTCTCGGCAATCTTTTAATAGCTGTATCTCCTCACGATTTATTTTATTACGGAATCGCATTCTCAATTATTGGAACTGGTTTCTTTAAGCCAAACGTTTCTTCAATGGTAGGAGAGCTGTATAAAGAAGATGATGGAAGAAGGGATGCTGGTTATGGAATGTTTTATGCTGGTATAAATGTAGGAGGTCTTTTTGGAGGTGCTTTGTGTGTCTACTTAGGAAAATATTATTCTTGGCAGTTGTGTTTCTTATCAGCAGCATTAGTAATGTTTTTGGGATTGATTACATTTTTATTTACTAAAAAATATTTGGGACCAATTGGTGATTCTCCTTTATTGGATTTACAGCCATCTAAAAGAAGAATTCGCGAAATCGCGGTTTATGTATTATCGCTATTAAGTATTCCATTTATTTTTATAATGGTTAAGAATACTGATTATACGGATTATTTCATGTATACAATTGGTATTATTGCTGTATTGTATTTTACTTATGAATTGATAAAGCTGGGAGATGTTAAACTTCAGAAAAAGCTTTTTGCGGCGTTTTTATTTGTGTTTTTCTATCTTTTATTTAATGCAATTTATGAGCAGAGCGGTGGTTCGTTATCACTTTTTGCAAAAGACAATCTAGATAACAAATTATTGTTTTTTAATATTGATCCCAACATTATCAATAACAGTTCAAATACGTTTTTCGTGGTGGTTTTAAGTCCGCTGATTGGATTGTTGTGGATTTGGATGGGAAAAAGAAAAATTGAACCTAATACCCTGATTAAATTCGGAATTGGATTTTTGTTTTTGGCAGCTTCGTTTTATATTTTCTATTTAACTAAGTTTTTTGCTAATTCTCAAGGAATTGCTTCTTTAAATGTCTTCACTTTCGCTTATTTGGTAACAACAATTGGTGAACTTTGTTTAGGACCAATAGGAATGTCAATCATTACCAAACTTTCTCCAAAAAGATTATTTGGAATGATGATGGGTTTGTGGTTCCTGGCAAGCGCATTTGGACAGTTGGCAGCTGGAAAATTAGGAGCAGAAATATCAAGATCAAACACTGGAGATACCTTAATGTCTAAATTACAATCGTATACAGAAGGATATTATCAACTAGCGATCTATTCACTTGTTGCTGGAGTTGTGTTAATTGCGATTTCGCCTGTACTTAAAAAATTAATGCAAGAAGTAAAATAG
- a CDS encoding peptidylprolyl isomerase: MAVLAKIRQRSALLIGVIALALFAFIIQDLFTRGTFGQSSKDVGSIDGKDISFEDFRVKVSNVEKSGQGITSTEAANRVWDQEVSIALLSSQFDKLGLRVGEKHLLEVLKSDPNIGKNPMFLNAAGIFDVVKFKDYFKSNPEAAQYIAEKEKDAELNAKFQIYNTLIKSGLYTTASEGKLKYEMEANKVSFAYAAAPYSSIKDSEVKISDDEIVAYMKKNEKKFKADATREIQYVLVEDKASKEDEAEIKAKLTSLLSGSVVYNAKTGKNDTLPGFRNATNIAEFVNSNSDVPYDSTYVPKNALPAVDADKLFSLPAGAIYGPYVYGRYYAISKSQGFKAGVNAKASHILIAYDGSQTPSAKEKRTKEEAKAKAEEILAQVQANPDSFMMLAFTSSDDSSAQQGGDLGYFGPNQMVKPFNDFVFNNGIGKVGLVETPFGFHIIKITDKQDGIRLATIAQKIEPSEATSDKVFTLATKFEMDAADKDFNAAAKELGLKVAQPVDAKAMDEAFGPLGNQRNIVRWAFDKETSKGDVKRFEIANIGHVIAQYKGENKSGLVSVTMARPYVEPILKNKKKAEILKAKMSGSSLEAIAKAAGVAVQQAADVTLDNPVLPGGVGQEPKVVGNAFALTANKISAPIEGNTGVYVVKNVKTVKAPAIANHAAYVEKVKAQSANDASRVLPALKNNAKIEDNRLQFNY, encoded by the coding sequence ATGGCAGTTTTAGCAAAAATTAGACAGCGTTCCGCTTTATTGATAGGGGTTATTGCACTTGCATTATTTGCATTTATAATACAAGATCTATTTACAAGAGGAACATTTGGTCAAAGTTCAAAAGATGTAGGAAGCATCGACGGAAAAGATATTTCATTTGAAGACTTTAGAGTTAAAGTTAGTAATGTTGAAAAAAGTGGGCAGGGTATAACTTCCACTGAAGCTGCAAACAGAGTTTGGGATCAAGAAGTTTCAATCGCTTTATTGTCATCACAATTTGATAAATTAGGATTGAGAGTTGGTGAAAAACACTTATTAGAAGTTTTAAAATCTGATCCAAATATTGGTAAAAACCCAATGTTTTTAAACGCAGCAGGAATTTTTGATGTAGTTAAATTTAAAGATTACTTTAAATCAAATCCAGAAGCGGCACAATACATCGCTGAAAAAGAAAAAGATGCTGAATTAAATGCTAAATTTCAAATCTATAATACTTTAATTAAGTCAGGACTTTACACAACTGCTAGTGAAGGAAAATTAAAGTATGAAATGGAAGCTAACAAAGTAAGTTTTGCTTACGCTGCAGCTCCATATTCTTCTATTAAAGATAGTGAAGTAAAAATCTCTGATGATGAGATCGTAGCTTACATGAAGAAAAACGAGAAAAAATTTAAAGCGGATGCAACTCGTGAAATTCAGTACGTTTTAGTTGAAGATAAAGCTTCTAAAGAAGATGAGGCTGAAATTAAAGCTAAATTAACTTCTTTATTATCAGGAAGTGTTGTTTACAATGCAAAAACAGGTAAAAACGATACATTACCAGGATTTAGAAATGCAACAAACATTGCTGAATTTGTAAATTCAAATTCTGATGTTCCTTACGATTCAACTTACGTTCCTAAAAATGCTTTACCAGCTGTAGATGCTGATAAATTATTCAGCTTACCTGCTGGAGCAATTTACGGACCATATGTATATGGAAGATATTATGCTATTTCTAAATCTCAAGGATTTAAAGCTGGAGTTAACGCAAAAGCTAGTCATATTTTAATTGCTTACGATGGTTCTCAAACTCCATCTGCTAAAGAAAAAAGAACTAAAGAAGAAGCTAAAGCTAAAGCTGAAGAAATTTTAGCACAAGTTCAAGCTAATCCAGATAGTTTCATGATGCTTGCTTTTACAAGTTCTGATGATTCATCTGCACAACAAGGCGGTGATTTAGGATATTTTGGACCAAACCAAATGGTAAAACCATTCAATGATTTTGTATTCAATAACGGAATTGGTAAAGTTGGTTTAGTAGAAACTCCTTTTGGATTTCACATTATCAAAATTACAGATAAACAAGACGGAATTCGTTTAGCTACAATCGCTCAAAAAATTGAGCCTTCTGAAGCTACTTCTGATAAAGTATTTACTTTAGCAACTAAATTTGAAATGGATGCAGCCGATAAAGATTTCAATGCTGCTGCAAAAGAATTAGGTTTAAAAGTGGCTCAGCCAGTCGATGCTAAAGCTATGGACGAAGCATTTGGTCCATTAGGAAACCAACGTAATATCGTTAGATGGGCGTTTGATAAAGAAACAAGCAAAGGAGATGTTAAACGTTTTGAAATTGCGAACATCGGACACGTTATCGCTCAATATAAAGGTGAAAACAAATCAGGTTTAGTTTCTGTTACAATGGCAAGACCATACGTGGAGCCAATCTTGAAAAACAAGAAAAAAGCTGAAATCTTAAAAGCAAAGATGTCAGGTTCAAGTCTTGAGGCTATTGCTAAAGCTGCTGGAGTTGCTGTTCAACAAGCAGCTGATGTTACTTTAGATAATCCAGTTCTACCTGGTGGAGTTGGACAAGAGCCAAAAGTTGTTGGAAATGCATTTGCTTTAACTGCAAATAAAATTTCTGCTCCAATTGAAGGAAATACTGGAGTTTACGTTGTGAAAAACGTTAAAACAGTAAAAGCTCCTGCAATCGCTAATCACGCTGCTTATGTTGAGAAAGTAAAAGCTCAAAGCGCAAATGACGCAAGCAGAGTATTGCCAGCATTGAAAAACAATGCTAAAATTGAAGATAACAGACTACAATTCAATTACTAG